CCCTTCAAACACATCACAACTATCCTTTAAGATCAAAACCCTAGGGAGATGGTCCAAAGTCAGCTATCACCCCAGCGTTAAGTTCTGGATATCTGTATGATGTCACTCCTCTTTTAGTTTGGTCACGATCACATCTCAGTATTCTGCAGCTTAGGGGCTAACTTGTAAAGTTAGCCAccatcaaagaagaaagaaaagagtaaggtATACAAATGTATACACGACATGGCAAGGATGAATATCCAGGTAGATAATAGAGTCCTTCTTTCTGCAGACACCACTTGGCTGCAGATAGTTCTTAGGACTTTAACCCTTCATTCCCATCCTGCTCCTTTTGCTCTCAGCCAGCATCCCTGCTGATCAGGGCTCTTTATGCTGTACAGTGACCCAGACTTCCTATTCCTGAGATATCTAGGTCCTTCATGTGTCTGCCCTTGTGTTGGATTACTGAAGCCttaatttgtttcttcctttcattaatttttacactGGGCATGGCAGTAGCAAGAAGCAGCCCAGGCATTTCCTAACTACTACATATACTTCTCTGCTCCCTCTGTATGTTAGAGGAGAGAACCCCCTGGACAGTCAGGATTTGGCATCCTATCAACATGAGTAATTCCTCctttgaaaaatcaaattataattgACAGAGAAAAGTTTACCCTTTATAGTATACAGTtccatgagttttgacaaatgtatatgtCATGGAACCACCACTCCAACCAAGATACAGAATGCTTCCATCACCCTAAAAAACTTCCTATACAGCTTCTTTGTAATCAACCCCACCACTAGATCCTAGCAACCACAAATCTGGGTTGTTTccctataattttgccttttccatatgTAATATAGATGAAATCACACAgcatgtactttttctttttggatgggGTATCTGGCTTCTATTACCTAGCATAACACCTTTGAGATTCATGCACATTGTTGCAGGATTCAATAGCTACttacttttcattgctgagtGGTTGTCTGTTGTCGGGGTGGAAGCacagtgtgtttatccattctctacctgaaggacatctgggttatttctGAAAAGTTTTGGGCAGTTATGGATAAAGCTGCCACACATGTTCGTGTACAAGTTTTTTTGTGTGGGAAAtcacaagttttcatttctccgAGACAAACACCCAGGAGTGTGATGGCTGAGTCTCATGGCAAATGTGTGTTTTGATTTCGATGAtatatcaaactgttttccaaagtggctgaaccaaaatgcatttctaccagcaatgtataaaagtTTCAGTTGctgcacatcctcaccagtacttGACATTgtcagttttttgggtttttcattttttaactgagCCTTTCCAACAGGTGTGTAATGGTATGTCcttgtggtttaatttgcatttcctcctCACTGGTGATGTTGAGCTTTTCTCTGCTTGCTTAATTaccatccatatatcttctttgctgAAGCGTTTGTTTGAATCTTTTGCCATCCAATctttaattgggttttttgttttcttattattgagtttcgAGAGTTATAGATGTCATACCAGGGAGCTCAAAGATGGTTGATATTGTTGGGAGCCAGTAATGACTGGCTGTATAAGCTTGGATGGAAGATCCATCCACAGTGTCCATCTGTCCCACCATGGACATCTTGTTATGGGTCTTTGAGCCAATGCACGGTGGGATTGGGGTGGATGTGCAGAGGAAGGAGTCTGGCTAGCATTCATAGAGTGAGTCATCATCTCCAACGGATGTTAAAAGCCTCTGCAGCAGCAAGTCTCTGGAATACATTCTCATCAAACCCAAATACTCTCTGGTTTTGCCCCTATTCTGAGGGCTCCCCTTCCCCAAACTCTTACTAACTCTCCATATTTACTCTGTCCAAGATGATGACCACCTGGCTGGTCCATTAGCTGCTGCCCATGAAGTGGCGTTCATCTGTACTGTAGGCCCTCTCTCCTTACAGGAGAGGTACTATACGTCCTGAGGATGCCAtaacaaattattacaaacatagtggcttgaaacaacagaaatttgttctcttacAATACTGGTGGCCAGAagttgaaatcaaggtgtcagcagggctgcactccctacagaggctctaggggagaatctgttccccACCTTTTTTTAGCCTCTGGTTGTTGCCAGCTTCCTTGGCTGTGGCCATatcattccagtctctgcctccatgatcacatcacattttcttcttgtcttctcttctgtgtgtctcttagagggacacttgtcattggattttaGGACCTGCCCAGATAATCTGGTAGGATCTCCTTTTCTCAAAATCCTCAATTTAATTACATATGCAAAGAACCCTTTTCCAAATCAGAcaatattcacaggttctggggctTGGGATGCAGATCTTTTTGGGGTAGATAGTTATAGCACCTGAAGTTCTACCTTCCATGAAAATTTCCCCTCTCTGCTGTCCTCAGAGCCATCCTGAGTTGAGGTGTCATGACTACAGCAGTCCACTGACACTTGGTGCCTTGAGAATTCTCTGTAGAGCAGGTAGAGGAAGGGGCTTCTCTTCCACAGTGAGACAAGAGGCCCAACTTCCCCTCAGGAAATCACACAGCTGGGTATTAGCCCACAAGTTAGGATGTTGgtcagctaaaaacaaaaacaaacaaagtggCAAATGTCCACTAGAGACAGGAATCACAACCCCTGCATCTTTCAAATCATTGATAGTGACTTATTTCTACTGCTCCCCTGGGGATATAATActgattttgatttattttttggagaatGAGAGGGAGAACCAGGGGCACTGACTTAGCTCTTACAGTTTATTAATCTTTAGCTCAAGGTCAGGGGGCAAACGTGAGGGATTCTACCAGTTCCTGAGGTGATTTGGTCTAACCATTCAGGAACATGGGATGGGTTCAAAGCCTTGCAGTTCAGTCCTCTTGTATTCCCTTAATCTTATTTTAATGGACTTATGTTCTCTAGCAACAAGATTTAACAGATTTTTTGAACCATAGCACGTAAAGGtcttgaaattcattttattccttGATTCCATAGACAATTGAGCTTGTCTTGCTTGACTTTATTCACTGCTGTTATAAGCAGCCACCCTACACTGTGTTCTtgatttcttcattctctttcaaTCTGTCTGTGACCAAAGCTACTCAGTTCCCCTAGAACTTGACTTTCAGAGGGCACGTGATCCATAGTGTTCGAAGATGATCATTTGACTAGCTGTTTCTCTTCTATGTATCATGGGCTGCTGTTTTCCCAATTCCAGACACAATCAGGAATCTAGAGCCTTTTCCCTGAAGCCTGGGCCTGAAACCCTCTTTCTGGTGCTAATATTTAGATCAGGTTAGGGCTCTTTGGTGCCAAGAGCCAAAACCTACTCAGGCTAATgaaagcaaaaaggaaggaaatggaaaaatactgagTGGATCACCAGCTGAAGAAGGAACAGGACCATCTGTCTTAGGTAGGGCAGGAATTAGGGTGGCTCTGAAGCTCCTTGTTCACAAATTGTCTCCTAAGGATGTTGCCAAGGCCTGACAAAACAACACCTTTTTACCTCATGTCAATCCACCACCCCCCAGATTCCTTAGGGAGGACTGATGGCCTACCTTGGGCCACCCACCCAGCCCTGTCTCTAGGGTCTGTGTCCCCTGTGATTAGCTGTTCCCACTAGAACCTCAGAAAGCAGGAAGGGTTGCTCTCAGAGATGAGGGAAGCTCTGCTGTTCAGGCCAACAAAGGGTGTCCACCAGCCCCTAAGAGTTTGATCCCAGGTTAGGGCCTTTTCTGAATGTGGAAACATATAGCCCCTGCTTTGGGGAAGCTCCCAGTCTGATGGTGGAGACACAGGCCATGCCTTAATGAACTTCCAGTCTGATCGTGAAGACTGGtcacaaaatcaaagaaatttaagaaaaaaggaaccaTAAGTAACAGCACAAGTATGTTcaaggcaggtttttttttttttaaatagtgaaaaactggaaactgtCAAAATACCCCCAAAGGGAACTATGATTAAACAATTattacacaaatattaaaatcatgtttttgaaaaaagctagtaatgggaaaaaattttagtGGTGTGatgctaagtaaaaaaaattggatactaaatatatatatattattatccaACTGTATAAAGCTGTATTTCCAGAAGGAGGGAAATACTTCCAAATGTTAACAGAGGtactaataataaataacagtaacaataacaaaTACACGTTTTTGAGCACTTTTTAATGTGAGGCCATGGgctaaacattttacatactTTATTTTACCTAACCCTTATATGATAgatactattatctccattttatagatgaataaactgaggctcaggaaggttaaATCCTTAGCTAATAAGTGGCCGACTCAAATCCAGATCTGCCTAAATCCAAAGTCCATGTTTTTAGAATGATTTTGTTTCTCCTTAGCTCCCAGTTTGGTGttatgagtgatttttattcttttatgtaacTTTCTTGAATTTTCCTATATATCTACACTAGTCATGTGTTTACCTataaattcaggaaaaatatagacattttgaaaaaggggaaaatatgcaacaaaaatataaagaggaGAAAGACATTGTATTGAACAAAAAGGATAGTAAGGTCTGAGAAGTCTCATAAGGAATGCTCCTTACTGTTTGCAGCTGCTTCTATTATCACACCATCAGTCTTCATTgcaaattatctatctatctatctatctatctatctatctatctatctatctatctatctacctacctacctacctacctacctacctatccatccattcagccatccatccatccatccacccatccatccatttatgTAAATATCTCACTGTCCTTGAGAGCAGGGGCCCTgccctttttgttctgtggttctTGCTTAAGGGAGTTATCCTCCAACATAGTGCGTAGTACATAGTAGCCTCTTAGTAATTGTTGACTGAATGATCAGGACAAGAAACCAGTGACCCGGATGACTGTGCAGGATTGGAGGTTCCGGGAGGGCGACCAAGGATCCAGGGACGGGTGGGATGGAATAGGGACTGCACTCAGGACGTGGTTTTGCCGCAGGAACTGAGCGGGAGGAATGTAAGCGCCGCAGCCCCATCCTTCCAATTCTTGTTATCCCCGCTCAGGAGGGTGAAGAGGGGTCTCGAGTCCCAGTGGCAGGGGTGTGTGTTGAGTGGGTTGGCTGCTTGTCATACTCCTCCGCCAGAGTCCCGGGGCGCTGGCCGCGGTGCTGAAATCAGCGCTCtcggaggagggagggaggaggagccaggccgGGCGAAGGGGGCGGAGCTCTCTGATGCTCTGagctggaagaggggaggggcagggcggcGCCAGCAGGCCCGAGACCCTGGCTGGCttgagaggaggcaggagacggGAGATAGCAGGGCTAGAGCAGAAGTACCTGAGCAAGCTTCCCCTGAAGAAGCCAAGGTCATCTTCCTTGTCCTATCAGTCCTCTTTTCTCTACCTTAGAGCTTCACCTTGTGCCCTGACCTCGGCCTCCTCTCCAAACCTAGCTGAGGGGTGACCTATTTCTGGGCCTCAATTCATCTGCAAAGCAATTTCCAGCCCACCAGCCCCCAGTCCGGGATCCAGCGCCCTCACCATGGTGAAGTTGCTGCCTGCCCAGGAGGCAGCCAAGATCTACCATACCAACTACGTGCGGAACTCAAGGGCTGTGGGTGTGATGTGGGGCACGCTCACCATCTGCTTCTCCGTGCTGGTCATGGCGCTCTTCATCCAACCCTACTGGATTGGTGACAGCGTCAACACACCACAGGCAGGCTACTTTGGCCTTTTCTCCTACTGCGTGGGCAACGTGCTGTCCTCTGAGCTTATCTGCAAGGGCGGACCGCTGGacttctcctccatcccctctaGAGCCTTCAAGACTGCCATGTTCTTTGTGGCCTTGGCCATGTTCCTCATCATTGGCTCCATCATCTGCTTCAGCCTGTTCTTTGTCTGCAACACGGCCACTGTCTACAAGATCTGTGCATGGATGCAGCTGGCTGCAGGTGAGCAAGGATACTGGGAGGGCAGGCAAGGGCCCATCCCAGGCCACAGGGCAGCTGCACTGTCCCATCCTCTGTCTAGGAGGCTGAGTCTCCTATTCATTTGTCCTCCTTTACCCCAGCCCTACTCAATTCTCAGCAGATGCTTCtgagaagtagaattgctgagacCAAAAAAACCTTAAAGATCAAATTGTTCCACCCCCTCATCTTGCTAACAAGGAACTGGGGTCCAGAAAAGGGAAGTGACTTGCTTAGGAGCACATTCCAGCTGGTAGAAGAAATCAGGAGTCCTGACTCCCAGGACACCACACCAGAGATTGTTGTTGCtctgagagggagaaggaaggaagtttcTGTTTTGGCCATGTGGGAATAGGACactcctccccatcccagggcAAAATAGTCATGCCAGCCAGTCAAGTACATTTTACATGACCCCATCTCCTACTTCTTGGcattatttctccttcatgtATCCCCAgatcttccctcccaccccagcctgttCTCAGAGAGATTCTAAAGTCCATCACTGATTTGGACTATTATGCTGGGTGTGACCTCTCCCATGGTAACTTGCATGTTTCCTGTTTCATAGTGGACTGAAAGTCTTTGTTCCCTAATTATAGGATTCCATGCTTGAGGCAGCAAATGGGAGTGATATTTtgtgatgggggggtggggggagggattaGGACCTTTTAAAACTGTGGGGTAAGTGCCTACCTGTGGTGTCCAGGGGCAAAGTCTTCCTGCCCCTGTCCCAGGCAGGCCTCTCAGTCCTTGAGCCAGCTGGTCCTGCTCTCCTCTAAAGCCCAGAAAGAGATGCCTAAGACTGTCTTGCAGCCCttggtccctccccaccccaagaaccACACATAAACTGTTCATACTA
The Camelus ferus isolate YT-003-E chromosome 20, BCGSAC_Cfer_1.0, whole genome shotgun sequence genome window above contains:
- the LHFPL5 gene encoding LHFPL tetraspan subfamily member 5 protein; this encodes MVKLLPAQEAAKIYHTNYVRNSRAVGVMWGTLTICFSVLVMALFIQPYWIGDSVNTPQAGYFGLFSYCVGNVLSSELICKGGPLDFSSIPSRAFKTAMFFVALAMFLIIGSIICFSLFFVCNTATVYKICAWMQLAAATGLMIGCLVYPDGWDSSEVRRMCGEQTGKYTLGHCTIRWAFMLAILSIGDALILSFLAFVLGYRQDKLLPDDYKADGKEEV